A stretch of the Onychomys torridus chromosome 23, mOncTor1.1, whole genome shotgun sequence genome encodes the following:
- the Ttll4 gene encoding tubulin polyglutamylase TTLL4 isoform X2, which translates to MASAGTEHYNIGLRRGNSFKQRHPSGTASASPPEKPSEVKVWSQAHQQVKPIWKLERKHVGTLSAGLGTSLLGVPPQPAYFFCPSTLCSSGTTAVIAGHNSPCYLQSLPDLFSNTLLYRRTNVRQKPYQQLESFCLRSSPSEKRPFSLPQKGLPVSVTANKVTSSTVFPMAQPMASSPTDPYLSLAAAGENPSRKSLSSAISGKIVSPLPSYKPMLNNNSFMRPNSTKVPLSQATDGLKPVSSPKIQPVSWHHSGGTGDCVSQPGDHKVPQSIGTVLDAATAPNTPCTPSTFNISTASVTSSQCSQSTFRMEAHPCGLDENLDSQSATKEPLGVAEVATRLSSVHLGQPGKETEEAKELSSSARGSCSATDLQPNQVEPEDTEDELGDGLEDCCSHDENDEEEGDSECSSLSVISPSESVAIISRNCVDLMSKSLPNHEKVVRPALIYSLFPNVSPTIYFGTRDERVEKLPWEQRKLLRWKMSTVTPNIVKQTIGRSHFKISKRNDDWLGCWGHHMKSPGFRSIREHQKLNHFPGSFQIGRKDRLWRNLSRMQSRFGKKEFSFFPQSFILPQDAKLLRKAWESSSRQKWIVKPPASARGIGIQVIHKWSQLPKRRPLLVQRYLHKPYLISGSKFDLRIYVYVTSYDPLRIYLFSDGLVRFASCKYSPSMKSLSNKFMHLTNYSVNKKNAEYQANADETACQGHKWALKALWNYLSQKGVNSDIIWEKIKDVVVKTIISSEPYVTNLLKLYVRRPYSCHELFGFDIMLDENLKPWVLEVNISPSLHSNSPLDVSIKGQMIRDLLNLAGFVLPTMEDILSSSSSPSSSSGSSTSLPSSPGDKCQMSPEHFTAQKMKKAYYLTPKIPDQDFYASVLDVLTPDDVRVLVEMEDEFSRRGQFERIFPSRISSRYLRFFEQPRYFNILTTQWEQKYHGNKLKGVDLLRNWCYKGFHTGIVSDSAPLWSLPTSLMTSAKSDGTPSAISKSERIKSRKQSCSEGSVLSCEDGTPAKPKKSQAGLSSISRKTSSSKNKEDTSKEASHSAQVLPVLKYSGQSSRFSASSASQSAADPLLTAVSP; encoded by the exons ATGGCCTCAGCAGGAACAGAGCACTACAATATTGGCCTGCGCCGAGGAAACAGCTTCAAGCAGAGACATCCCTCAGGCACAGCGTCTGCTTCACCACCTGAGAAACCCTCGGAGGTCAAGGTCTGGTCTCAGGCCCATCAGCAGGTGAAGCCAATCTGGAAACTGGAAAGGAAGCACGTAGGCACACTGTCAGCAGGGCTGGGCACCAGTCTCTTGGGAGTCCCACCCCAGCCAGCCTATTTCTTTTGCCCTAGCACTTTATGTAGCTCTGGGACTACAGCTGTCATTGCCGGCCACAACAGTCCCTGTTACCTGCAATCTCTCCCTGACTTGTTCAGCAATACTCTGCTGTACCGCCGCACCAACGTGAGGCAAAAACCATACCAGCAACTGGAATCTTTCTGCTTGCGTTCCAGCCCATCAGAGAAAAGacctttttctctccctcaaaAGGGTCTCCCTGTCAGTGTCACTGCCAATAAAGTCACATCTTCTACAGTCTTCCCCATGGCCCAGCCCATGGCGTCTTCACCCACTGATCCATACCTCTCACTGGCAGCAGCTGGGGAAAATCCTTCAAGGAAGAGCCTGTCCTCTGCCATCTCAGGGAAGATTGTATCTCCACTGCCCTCCTACAAGCCCATGCTGAACAACAACTCCTTCATGAGGCCAAATAGCACTAAAGTGCCCTTATCACAAGCCACAGATGGCCTGAAGCCAGTATCCTCACCCAAGATCCAGCCTGTCTCCTGGCATCATTCAGGGGGTACTGGAGACTGTGTATCCCAGCCTGGTGACCATAAGGTACCCCAAAGCATTGGCACTGTCTTAGATGCTGCCACTGCCCCTAACACCCCATGTACCCCTAGCACCTTCAATATATCCACAGCCAGTGTCACCTCTTCCCAGTGCAGTCAGAGCACCTTTAGGATGGAGGCGCATCCCTGTGGCCTGGATGAAAACCTGGACTCCCAGAGTGCTACTAAAGAG cctCTTGGTGTAGCTGAAGTGGCCACCCGCCTTTCTTCTGTTCATCTTGGCCAGCCTGGGAAGGAGACTGAGGAAGCCAAGGAGCTGAGCTCAAGTGCTAGGGGTAGTTG ttcagCTACTGACCTCCAGCCAAACCAGGTGGAGCCTGAAGATACAGAAGATGAACTAGGAGATGGTTTGGAAGATTGCTGCAGCCATGATGAAAATGATGAAGAGGAGG GAGACTCAGAGTGCTCTTCCCTAAGTGTCATCTCCCCCAGCGAGTCGGTGGCAATAATATCTCG GAACTGCGTGGATTTAATGTCCAAATCCCTTCCTAATCATGAGAAAGTTGTACGACCAGCCCTCATCTACAGTCTCTTCCCCAATGTGTCCCCTACCATTTATTTTGGAACTCGAGATGAAAGAG TGGAGAAACTTccctgggagcagaggaagcTTCTGCGGTGGAAGATGAGCACAGTGACCCCCAACATAGTCAAGCAGACCATTGGACGGTCCCACTTCAAAATCAGCAAGA GGAATGATGACTGGCTGGGCTGCTGGGGTCACCACATGAAGTCTCCTGGTTTTCGATCCATTCGAGAGCATCAGAAG CTAAACCACTTCCCAGGCTCCTTCCAGATTGGGAGGAAGGACCGGCTGTGGCGGAACCTGTCTCGCATGCAGAGCCGTTTTGGCAAGAAAGAGTTCAGTTTCTTCCCCCAGTCCTTCATCCTGCCCCAGGATGCCAAGCTCCTGCGCAAAGCATGGGAGAGCAGCAGCCGCCAGAAGTGGATTGTGAAGCCA CCAGCATCTGCTCGAGGTATTGGCATTCAGGTCATTCACAAATGGAGTCAGCTCCCCAAGCGCAGGCCCCTCCTGGTACAGAG GTATCTACACAAACCCTACCTCATTAGTGGCAGCAAATTTGATCTTCGGATCTACGTTTACGTTACTTCTTATGATCCTCTACGGATTTACCTCTTTTCGGATGGACTCGTCCGCTTTGCCAGTTGCAA GTATTCACCTTCCATGAAGAGTCTTAGCAACAAGTTCATGCACCTGACCAACTACAGTGTCAATAAAAAGAATGCCGAGTACCAGGCCAACGCTGATGAGACGGCCTGCCAGGGCCACAAATG gGCACTGAAGGCCTTGTGGAATTACCTGAGCCAGAAGGGAGTTAATAGTGACATCATCTGGGAGAAGATAAAGGATGTCGTTGTCAAAACCATCATCTC GTCAGAGCCCTATGTGACTAACTTATTGAAGTTGTATGTGCGGCGCCCCTACAGCTGTCATGAACTCTTTGGTTTTGACATCATGTTGGATGAGAACCTAAAGCCCTGGGTCCTAGAAGTTAACATTTCCCCAAG TCTCCACTCTAATTCTCCCCTGGACGTCAGCATCAAAGGCCAGATGATCCGGGACCTCCTGAACCTGGCAGGCTTCGTTCTGCCCACCATGGAGGATATCCTCTCCAGTTCCAGCAGCCCCAGCAGCTCCAGCggctccagcaccag CCTGCCAAGCTCTCCTGGGGACAAATGTCAAATGTCTCCAGAGCATTTTACTGCACAGAAGATGAAGAAAGCCTATTACCTGACCCCGAAAATTCCTGACCAG GACTTCTATGCATCTGTGCTGGATGTCTTGACACCAGATGATGTTCGGGTTCTGGTCGAGATGGAAGATGAGTTTTCTCGTCGTGGTCAATTTGAAAGAATTTTTCCTTCTCGAATCTCTTCTCGTTATCTTCGTTTTTTTGAGCAGCCACGATATTTCAACATTCTCACCACCCAGTGGGAACAGAAGTACCATGGAAACAAGCTCAAAG GAGTAGATCTGCTCCGGAATTGGTGCTACAAAGGCTTCCATACGGGGATCGTCTCTGACTCTGCTCCCCTG TGGTCTCTGCCAACATCGCTCATGACTAGCGCAAAGAGTGATGGGACACCCAGTGCCATCAGCAAATCAGAACGCATCAAGTCAAG aaagcaAAGCTGCTCCGAGGGAAGCGTGTTGTCCTGTGAAGATGGGACCCCAGCCAAGCCCAAGAAGAGTCAAGCTGGCCTTTCCTCCATATCCAGGAAGACTTCATCCTCCAAGAACAAGGAGGACACCAGCAAAGAGGCCAGCCACTCCGCCCAGGTGTTACCTGTCCTCAAGTACTCTGGGCAGAGTTCCAgattttctgcttcctctgcttcccagtcaGCTGCTGACCCTCTCCTGACTGCTGTGAGCCCATGA
- the Ttll4 gene encoding tubulin polyglutamylase TTLL4 isoform X1 → MASAGTEHYNIGLRRGNSFKQRHPSGTASASPPEKPSEVKVWSQAHQQVKPIWKLERKHVGTLSAGLGTSLLGVPPQPAYFFCPSTLCSSGTTAVIAGHNSPCYLQSLPDLFSNTLLYRRTNVRQKPYQQLESFCLRSSPSEKRPFSLPQKGLPVSVTANKVTSSTVFPMAQPMASSPTDPYLSLAAAGENPSRKSLSSAISGKIVSPLPSYKPMLNNNSFMRPNSTKVPLSQATDGLKPVSSPKIQPVSWHHSGGTGDCVSQPGDHKVPQSIGTVLDAATAPNTPCTPSTFNISTASVTSSQCSQSTFRMEAHPCGLDENLDSQSATKEVHFTEAVRRLTAKGFEKMPRQGYQFEQACFVNPSFQWGLLNRSRRWKPLTGQRFPQEDVGVDSGILPGASDTLGLDSTVFCTKRISIHLLASHVHGLNPSPTCGSIVDPQLLGEDRAPVLPSSLQPLGVAEVATRLSSVHLGQPGKETEEAKELSSSARGSCSATDLQPNQVEPEDTEDELGDGLEDCCSHDENDEEEGDSECSSLSVISPSESVAIISRNCVDLMSKSLPNHEKVVRPALIYSLFPNVSPTIYFGTRDERVEKLPWEQRKLLRWKMSTVTPNIVKQTIGRSHFKISKRNDDWLGCWGHHMKSPGFRSIREHQKLNHFPGSFQIGRKDRLWRNLSRMQSRFGKKEFSFFPQSFILPQDAKLLRKAWESSSRQKWIVKPPASARGIGIQVIHKWSQLPKRRPLLVQRYLHKPYLISGSKFDLRIYVYVTSYDPLRIYLFSDGLVRFASCKYSPSMKSLSNKFMHLTNYSVNKKNAEYQANADETACQGHKWALKALWNYLSQKGVNSDIIWEKIKDVVVKTIISSEPYVTNLLKLYVRRPYSCHELFGFDIMLDENLKPWVLEVNISPSLHSNSPLDVSIKGQMIRDLLNLAGFVLPTMEDILSSSSSPSSSSGSSTSLPSSPGDKCQMSPEHFTAQKMKKAYYLTPKIPDQDFYASVLDVLTPDDVRVLVEMEDEFSRRGQFERIFPSRISSRYLRFFEQPRYFNILTTQWEQKYHGNKLKGVDLLRNWCYKGFHTGIVSDSAPLWSLPTSLMTSAKSDGTPSAISKSERIKSRKQSCSEGSVLSCEDGTPAKPKKSQAGLSSISRKTSSSKNKEDTSKEASHSAQVLPVLKYSGQSSRFSASSASQSAADPLLTAVSP, encoded by the exons ATGGCCTCAGCAGGAACAGAGCACTACAATATTGGCCTGCGCCGAGGAAACAGCTTCAAGCAGAGACATCCCTCAGGCACAGCGTCTGCTTCACCACCTGAGAAACCCTCGGAGGTCAAGGTCTGGTCTCAGGCCCATCAGCAGGTGAAGCCAATCTGGAAACTGGAAAGGAAGCACGTAGGCACACTGTCAGCAGGGCTGGGCACCAGTCTCTTGGGAGTCCCACCCCAGCCAGCCTATTTCTTTTGCCCTAGCACTTTATGTAGCTCTGGGACTACAGCTGTCATTGCCGGCCACAACAGTCCCTGTTACCTGCAATCTCTCCCTGACTTGTTCAGCAATACTCTGCTGTACCGCCGCACCAACGTGAGGCAAAAACCATACCAGCAACTGGAATCTTTCTGCTTGCGTTCCAGCCCATCAGAGAAAAGacctttttctctccctcaaaAGGGTCTCCCTGTCAGTGTCACTGCCAATAAAGTCACATCTTCTACAGTCTTCCCCATGGCCCAGCCCATGGCGTCTTCACCCACTGATCCATACCTCTCACTGGCAGCAGCTGGGGAAAATCCTTCAAGGAAGAGCCTGTCCTCTGCCATCTCAGGGAAGATTGTATCTCCACTGCCCTCCTACAAGCCCATGCTGAACAACAACTCCTTCATGAGGCCAAATAGCACTAAAGTGCCCTTATCACAAGCCACAGATGGCCTGAAGCCAGTATCCTCACCCAAGATCCAGCCTGTCTCCTGGCATCATTCAGGGGGTACTGGAGACTGTGTATCCCAGCCTGGTGACCATAAGGTACCCCAAAGCATTGGCACTGTCTTAGATGCTGCCACTGCCCCTAACACCCCATGTACCCCTAGCACCTTCAATATATCCACAGCCAGTGTCACCTCTTCCCAGTGCAGTCAGAGCACCTTTAGGATGGAGGCGCATCCCTGTGGCCTGGATGAAAACCTGGACTCCCAGAGTGCTACTAAAGAGGTACACTTCACTGAGGCTGTGAGGAGGTTGACTGCAAAAGGCTTTGAGAAGATGCCACGGCAAGGCTACCAGTTTGAGCAGGCTTGTTTTGTGAATCCCAGCTTCCAGTGGGGTCTTCTCAACAGAAGCAGGCGGTGGAAACCTCTGACGGGCCAGCGGTTTCCTCAGGAGGATGTTGGAGTAGACAGTGGCATCCTTCCTGGTGCCTCAGACACTTTGGGGTTGGACAGTACAGTCTTTTGTACCAAAAGGATCAGCATTCACCTCCTTGCCTCACATGTCCATGGGCTCAACCCCAGCCCTACCTGTGGGTCTATAGTTGACCCCCAGTTACTTGGAGAAGACAGAGCTcctgtcctcccttcttccctccagcctCTTGGTGTAGCTGAAGTGGCCACCCGCCTTTCTTCTGTTCATCTTGGCCAGCCTGGGAAGGAGACTGAGGAAGCCAAGGAGCTGAGCTCAAGTGCTAGGGGTAGTTG ttcagCTACTGACCTCCAGCCAAACCAGGTGGAGCCTGAAGATACAGAAGATGAACTAGGAGATGGTTTGGAAGATTGCTGCAGCCATGATGAAAATGATGAAGAGGAGG GAGACTCAGAGTGCTCTTCCCTAAGTGTCATCTCCCCCAGCGAGTCGGTGGCAATAATATCTCG GAACTGCGTGGATTTAATGTCCAAATCCCTTCCTAATCATGAGAAAGTTGTACGACCAGCCCTCATCTACAGTCTCTTCCCCAATGTGTCCCCTACCATTTATTTTGGAACTCGAGATGAAAGAG TGGAGAAACTTccctgggagcagaggaagcTTCTGCGGTGGAAGATGAGCACAGTGACCCCCAACATAGTCAAGCAGACCATTGGACGGTCCCACTTCAAAATCAGCAAGA GGAATGATGACTGGCTGGGCTGCTGGGGTCACCACATGAAGTCTCCTGGTTTTCGATCCATTCGAGAGCATCAGAAG CTAAACCACTTCCCAGGCTCCTTCCAGATTGGGAGGAAGGACCGGCTGTGGCGGAACCTGTCTCGCATGCAGAGCCGTTTTGGCAAGAAAGAGTTCAGTTTCTTCCCCCAGTCCTTCATCCTGCCCCAGGATGCCAAGCTCCTGCGCAAAGCATGGGAGAGCAGCAGCCGCCAGAAGTGGATTGTGAAGCCA CCAGCATCTGCTCGAGGTATTGGCATTCAGGTCATTCACAAATGGAGTCAGCTCCCCAAGCGCAGGCCCCTCCTGGTACAGAG GTATCTACACAAACCCTACCTCATTAGTGGCAGCAAATTTGATCTTCGGATCTACGTTTACGTTACTTCTTATGATCCTCTACGGATTTACCTCTTTTCGGATGGACTCGTCCGCTTTGCCAGTTGCAA GTATTCACCTTCCATGAAGAGTCTTAGCAACAAGTTCATGCACCTGACCAACTACAGTGTCAATAAAAAGAATGCCGAGTACCAGGCCAACGCTGATGAGACGGCCTGCCAGGGCCACAAATG gGCACTGAAGGCCTTGTGGAATTACCTGAGCCAGAAGGGAGTTAATAGTGACATCATCTGGGAGAAGATAAAGGATGTCGTTGTCAAAACCATCATCTC GTCAGAGCCCTATGTGACTAACTTATTGAAGTTGTATGTGCGGCGCCCCTACAGCTGTCATGAACTCTTTGGTTTTGACATCATGTTGGATGAGAACCTAAAGCCCTGGGTCCTAGAAGTTAACATTTCCCCAAG TCTCCACTCTAATTCTCCCCTGGACGTCAGCATCAAAGGCCAGATGATCCGGGACCTCCTGAACCTGGCAGGCTTCGTTCTGCCCACCATGGAGGATATCCTCTCCAGTTCCAGCAGCCCCAGCAGCTCCAGCggctccagcaccag CCTGCCAAGCTCTCCTGGGGACAAATGTCAAATGTCTCCAGAGCATTTTACTGCACAGAAGATGAAGAAAGCCTATTACCTGACCCCGAAAATTCCTGACCAG GACTTCTATGCATCTGTGCTGGATGTCTTGACACCAGATGATGTTCGGGTTCTGGTCGAGATGGAAGATGAGTTTTCTCGTCGTGGTCAATTTGAAAGAATTTTTCCTTCTCGAATCTCTTCTCGTTATCTTCGTTTTTTTGAGCAGCCACGATATTTCAACATTCTCACCACCCAGTGGGAACAGAAGTACCATGGAAACAAGCTCAAAG GAGTAGATCTGCTCCGGAATTGGTGCTACAAAGGCTTCCATACGGGGATCGTCTCTGACTCTGCTCCCCTG TGGTCTCTGCCAACATCGCTCATGACTAGCGCAAAGAGTGATGGGACACCCAGTGCCATCAGCAAATCAGAACGCATCAAGTCAAG aaagcaAAGCTGCTCCGAGGGAAGCGTGTTGTCCTGTGAAGATGGGACCCCAGCCAAGCCCAAGAAGAGTCAAGCTGGCCTTTCCTCCATATCCAGGAAGACTTCATCCTCCAAGAACAAGGAGGACACCAGCAAAGAGGCCAGCCACTCCGCCCAGGTGTTACCTGTCCTCAAGTACTCTGGGCAGAGTTCCAgattttctgcttcctctgcttcccagtcaGCTGCTGACCCTCTCCTGACTGCTGTGAGCCCATGA